The Tenrec ecaudatus isolate mTenEca1 chromosome 7, mTenEca1.hap1, whole genome shotgun sequence genome window below encodes:
- the LOC142452848 gene encoding multiple coagulation factor deficiency protein 2 homolog yields the protein MGLDKNTVHNQERIMEHLEGVIKPEAEMSPQELQLHYFKMHDYDGNNLLDGLERSTAITHVHREEGSEHVPPMNEEELINLINGVLRDDDKNNDGYIDYAEFARSLQ from the coding sequence ATGGGCCTGGATAAGAATACAGTGCACAACCAAGAGCGTATCATGGAGCATCTGGAAGGTGTCATCAAGCCAGAGGCAGAGATGTCCCCACAGGAACTGCAGCTCCACTATTTCAAGATGCACGATTACGATGGCAATAATCTGCTGGACGGCTTGGAGCGCTCCACGGCCATCACTCACGTccacagggaggaagggagcgaACATGTTCCGCCGATGAACGAAGAGGAACTGATCAACCTAATCAATGGTGTTTTGAGAGACGATGACAAGAACAACGACGGCTACATCGACTATGCCGAATTTGCAAGATCACTGCAGTAG